The bacterium region TACAGGCAACGCCGCTTCAGCGCGTCGTGCACCTCGCGGGTGCGGTTGGAGGTGATGACGACGAACGGCGCGTGCTTCGCCTTGATGGTCCCGATCTCGGGGATCGAAACCTGGAAGTCGGACAGCAGCTCGAGCAGAAACGCCTCGAACTCTTCATCCGAACGGTCGATCTCATCGATGAGAAGGACCGGTGGCGTGGCGTCGTCGTTGTCGATCGCGTCCAGGAGCGGACGGCGGAGGAGGAATTCCGAGCTGAAGATCTCGCGCTCCGCCATCCGCCGGTCCTCGCCTTCGCCCAGGAGCCGGATGTGCAGCAGCTGCCGCGGGTAGTTCCATTCGTAAACCGCGTGGGCGAGGTCGATGCCCTCGTAGCACTGCAGCCGGATGAGGCGCGCGCCGAGAACGTCCGCCATGACCTTGGCCGCCTCGGTCTTGCCGACCCCGGCCTCGCCCTCGATGAACAGGGGCTTGTCGAGCTTGAGGGCGAGGAAGATGGACGTCGCCAGCCCGCGATCGCCGATGTAGCGGCGATCGCGCAGGCGCGTCTCTACGTCATCGATGCTCGCCGGAGGCGGGGCCACGCCAAAAGACTACCGAGCCGCTAGCCCGCTTGTTCTATCGCCCTCCTGGTGAGGACGCGCGCGAGGTGCTTCTTGTACTCGGGGCTCGCGCGAAGGTCGCCTGACGGGTTCAACCCGTCGGACGCGTGCTGCGCGGCCTCGTCCGCCTTGGCGCCCTTGCGCAGAGCCTCCTCGACCGCCTTCGCCCTCACCGGCGTGGGGCCGACGTTGGTCAGGCCGATGCGCCAGCCCCCGTTCATCTTCTGTGCCGCCGCACCGACGATCGCCCAGTCGAAGAGGCGCCGGCGGAACTTGATGTACTTGTGCGGCCCGCCGGCCGCCGGGAACACGACCTCGGTCACGATTTCGTCGGCCGCCAGAGGCGTCGTGAACAGGTCCGTGAAGAAGTCCCTGGCGGGAATGGTCCGCCGGTTGGTGACGATGTCCGCGTCC contains the following coding sequences:
- a CDS encoding xanthine dehydrogenase family protein subunit M, with protein sequence MIPAAFEYARASSVEAAAELLRKYGEDAKVLAGGHSLIPLMRLRLAQPSALVDINGIQELDHIKAEGSKLRIGALTRHVTIQNSQVVKDKLPILAEVAGEVGDNQVRNMGTIGGVVAHADAAGDYPTIALMLDADIVTNRRTIPARDFFTDLFTTPLAADEIVTEVVFPAAGGPHKYIKFRRRLFDWAIVGAAAQKMNGGWRIGLTNVGPTPVRAKAVEEALRKGAKADEAAQHASDGLNPSGDLRASPEYKKHLARVLTRRAIEQAG
- a CDS encoding MoxR family ATPase, whose product is MAPPPASIDDVETRLRDRRYIGDRGLATSIFLALKLDKPLFIEGEAGVGKTEAAKVMADVLGARLIRLQCYEGIDLAHAVYEWNYPRQLLHIRLLGEGEDRRMAEREIFSSEFLLRRPLLDAIDNDDATPPVLLIDEIDRSDEEFEAFLLELLSDFQVSIPEIGTIKAKHAPFVVITSNRTREVHDALKRRCLYHWIDYPDLEKEVEIVRARAPEAADGLAREVASLVQGLRGMDLYKVPGVAETLDWARSLAVLGATRIDETLVNATIGAALKYQEDLERVRAQVPALVDKARGA